One genomic region from Brassica napus cultivar Da-Ae unplaced genomic scaffold, Da-Ae ScsIHWf_29;HRSCAF=57, whole genome shotgun sequence encodes:
- the LOC106429840 gene encoding omega-3 fatty acid desaturase, endoplasmic reticulum isoform X1: MVVAMDQRSNVNGDSGARKEEGFDPSEQPPFKIGDIRAAIPKHCWVKSPLRSMSYVARDIFAVAALAMAAVYFDSWFLWPLYWVAQGTLFWAIFVLGHDWRISHRTHHQNHGHVENDESWVPLPEKLYKNLPHSTRMLRYTVPLPMLAYPIYLWYRSPGKEGSHFNPYSSLFAPSERKLIATSTTCWSIMLATLVYLSFLVGPVTVLKVYGVPYIIFVMWLDAVTYLHHHGHDEKLPWYRGKEWSYLRGGLTTIDRDYGIFNNIHHDIGTHVIHHLFPQIPHYHLVDATRAAKHVLGRYYREPKTSGAIPIHLVESLVASIKKDHYVSDTGDIVFYETDPDLYVYASDKSKIN, encoded by the exons ATGGTTGTTGCTATGGACCAGCGCAGCAATGTTAACGGAGATTCCGGTGCCCGGAAGGAAGAAGGGTTTGATCCAAGCGAACAACCACCGTTTAAGATCGGAGATATCAGGGCGGCGATTCCTAAGCATTGTTGGGTGAAGAGTCCTTTGAGATCTATGAGCTACGTCGCCAGAGACATTTTCGCCGTCGCGGCTCTGGCCATGGCCGCCGTGTATTTTGATAGCTGGTTCCTCTGGCCACTCTACTGGGTTGCCCAAGGAACCCTTTTCTGGGCCATCTTCGTTCTTGGCCACGACTG GAGAATAAGCCATCGGACACACCACCAGAACCATGGCCATGTTGAAAACGACGAGTCTTGGGTTCCG TTGCCAGAAAAGTTGTACAAGAACTTGCCCCATAGTACTCGGATGCTCAGATACACTGTTCCTCTGCCCATGCTCGCTTACCCGATCTatctg TGGTACAGAAGTCCTGGAAAAGAAGGGTCACATTTTAACCCATACAGTAGTTTATTTGCTCCAAGCGAGAGGAAGCTTATTGCAACTTCAACAACTTGCTGGTCCATAATGTTGGCCACTCTTGTTTATCTATCGTTCCTCGTTGGTCCAGTCACAGTTCTCAAAGTCTATGGTGTTCCTTACATT ATCTTTGTAATGTGGTTGGACGCTGTCACGTACTTGCATCATCATGGTCACGATGAGAAGTTGCCTTGGTACAGAGGCAAg GAATGGAGTTATTTACGTGGAGGATTAACAACTATTGATAGAGATTACGGAATCTTCAACAACATCCATCACGACATTGGAACTCACGTGATCCATCATCTTTTCCCACAAATCCCTCACTATCACTTGGTCGATGCG ACGAGAGCAGCTAAACATGTGTTAGGAAGATACTACAGAGAGCCGAAGACGTCAGGAGCAATACCGATTCACTTGGTGGAGAGTTTGGTCGCAAGTATTAAAAAAGATCATTACGTCAGTGACACTGGTGATATTGTCTTCTACGAGACAGATCCAGATCTCTACGTTTATGCTTCGGACAAATCTAAAATCAATTAA
- the LOC106429840 gene encoding omega-3 fatty acid desaturase, endoplasmic reticulum (The RefSeq protein has 2 substitutions compared to this genomic sequence) has translation MVVAMDQRSNVNGDSGARKEEGFDPSEQPPFKIGDIRAAIPKHCWVKSPLRSMSYVARDIFAVAALAMAAVYFDSWFLWPLYWVAQGTLFWAIFVLGHDCGHGSFSDIPLLNSVVGHILHSFILVPYHGWRISHRTHHQNHGHVENDESWVPLPEKLYKNLPHSTRMLRYTVPLPMLAYPIYLWHRSPGKEGSHFNPYSSLFAPSERKLIATSTTCWSIMLATLVYLSFLVGPVTVLKVYGVPYIIFVMWLDAVTYLHHHGHDEKLPWYRGKEWSYLRGGLTTIDRDYGIFNNIHHDIGTHVIHHLFPQIPHYHLVDATRAAKHVLGRYYRVPKTSGAIPIHLVESLVASIKKDHYVSDTGDIVFYETDPDLYVYASDKSKIN, from the exons ATGGTTGTTGCTATGGACCAGCGCAGCAATGTTAACGGAGATTCCGGTGCCCGGAAGGAAGAAGGGTTTGATCCAAGCGAACAACCACCGTTTAAGATCGGAGATATCAGGGCGGCGATTCCTAAGCATTGTTGGGTGAAGAGTCCTTTGAGATCTATGAGCTACGTCGCCAGAGACATTTTCGCCGTCGCGGCTCTGGCCATGGCCGCCGTGTATTTTGATAGCTGGTTCCTCTGGCCACTCTACTGGGTTGCCCAAGGAACCCTTTTCTGGGCCATCTTCGTTCTTGGCCACGACTG TGGACATGGGAGTTTTTCAGACATTCCTCTGCTGAACAGTGTGGTTGGTCACATTCTTCATTCATTCATCCTCGTTCCTTACCATGGTTG GAGAATAAGCCATCGGACACACCACCAGAACCATGGCCATGTTGAAAACGACGAGTCTTGGGTTCCG TTGCCAGAAAAGTTGTACAAGAACTTGCCCCATAGTACTCGGATGCTCAGATACACTGTTCCTCTGCCCATGCTCGCTTACCCGATCTatctg TGGTACAGAAGTCCTGGAAAAGAAGGGTCACATTTTAACCCATACAGTAGTTTATTTGCTCCAAGCGAGAGGAAGCTTATTGCAACTTCAACAACTTGCTGGTCCATAATGTTGGCCACTCTTGTTTATCTATCGTTCCTCGTTGGTCCAGTCACAGTTCTCAAAGTCTATGGTGTTCCTTACATT ATCTTTGTAATGTGGTTGGACGCTGTCACGTACTTGCATCATCATGGTCACGATGAGAAGTTGCCTTGGTACAGAGGCAAg GAATGGAGTTATTTACGTGGAGGATTAACAACTATTGATAGAGATTACGGAATCTTCAACAACATCCATCACGACATTGGAACTCACGTGATCCATCATCTTTTCCCACAAATCCCTCACTATCACTTGGTCGATGCG ACGAGAGCAGCTAAACATGTGTTAGGAAGATACTACAGAGAGCCGAAGACGTCAGGAGCAATACCGATTCACTTGGTGGAGAGTTTGGTCGCAAGTATTAAAAAAGATCATTACGTCAGTGACACTGGTGATATTGTCTTCTACGAGACAGATCCAGATCTCTACGTTTATGCTTCGGACAAATCTAAAATCAATTAA